A window of Paracoccaceae bacterium Fryx2 contains these coding sequences:
- a CDS encoding thermonuclease family protein encodes MLRLALILCLLFLSMPVTAQTITGVASVRDGDSLEIRGMRIRLHGIDAPESRQLCTRPSGQSWRCGQQAALALSDQIGRRSVSCVARDTDRYGRTIAVCSQNGVNLNGWMVAEGWAVAYQQYSQDYVLIEAEARRTGRNIWSGAFVMPWDWRRGARSP; translated from the coding sequence TTGCTGCGACTCGCCCTGATCCTCTGCCTGCTGTTTTTGTCCATGCCGGTTACGGCACAGACAATCACGGGTGTTGCGAGTGTGAGGGATGGTGACAGCCTGGAAATCCGGGGAATGCGCATCCGTCTGCATGGGATCGATGCGCCTGAGAGCCGCCAGCTCTGCACGCGCCCTTCTGGGCAATCCTGGCGCTGCGGTCAGCAGGCGGCGCTGGCGCTTTCAGATCAGATTGGTCGCCGCAGTGTCAGCTGCGTGGCGCGCGATACTGACCGCTATGGGCGTACCATTGCGGTCTGCTCGCAGAACGGGGTCAATCTCAATGGCTGGATGGTCGCCGAAGGCTGGGCGGTGGCTTATCAGCAATATTCGCAAGACTACGTGCTGATTGAGGCCGAAGCACGGCGCACTGGGCGCAATATCTGGTCTGGCGCATTTGTCATGCCATGGGATTGGCGGCGCGGCGCTCGTAGCCCATGA
- a CDS encoding DUF1788 domain-containing protein, producing MNKPTSRRERAEHLFKVVTSPRFLTKQGLGNEVPFFICPYPAEEGLSMNEDRLDLVTRITHAGIAVLDLSLYDLSLGILEERGILEQILEIERDTDKREVRELLQSVLDPKANLIPRIGEAIDATPHDVIFLSGVGEVYPYIRSHNVLNNLQSTAKDKPTVLFFPGSYTHALATGASLDLFGRLHDDKYYRAFNILNYEV from the coding sequence GTGAACAAACCGACCAGCCGCAGAGAGCGTGCAGAACATCTCTTCAAGGTGGTTACCAGCCCGCGGTTCTTGACCAAGCAGGGCCTTGGCAATGAGGTGCCGTTTTTCATCTGCCCCTATCCGGCAGAAGAGGGGCTGTCGATGAATGAGGATCGGCTGGATCTGGTCACGCGGATTACCCATGCAGGTATCGCCGTGCTGGACCTCAGTCTGTACGACCTGTCTCTCGGCATCTTAGAGGAGCGGGGCATTCTGGAGCAGATCCTCGAGATCGAACGCGATACTGACAAGCGTGAGGTCCGGGAGCTGCTGCAGTCGGTGCTGGACCCCAAGGCCAATCTAATCCCGAGGATTGGCGAGGCCATTGATGCAACGCCACACGACGTCATCTTTTTGTCGGGCGTAGGCGAGGTCTATCCCTACATCCGGTCGCACAACGTGCTGAACAATTTGCAAAGCACCGCCAAGGACAAGCCGACCGTTCTGTTTTTCCCGGGCAGCTACACTCATGCGCTTGCAACAGGGGCCTCGCTCGATCTCTTCGGGCGCCTGCATGACGACAAGTATTACCGGGCTTTCAACATCCTGAACTACGAGGTTTGA
- a CDS encoding exonuclease domain-containing protein: MTFAFYDLETTGLSPAFDQPLQFAAILTDDEFREIERVNLRCRIAPHIIPSPWALAVTGVRPAQLLDPALPTLFEFTQEICALINRWSPAIWTGFNSIRFDEEMLRQAFYQNLQPDIFATQFNGNARFDLLTALYAVWHRQPDLFEWPVDETGRVRFKLDLITPLNGFAAHNAHDALGDVEATIHIAREIAQRAPALWAELLANRDKAQVQARLEAFQPMALVERFGGGPPRATLGCFCGYSASNPNLAAFFDLEAGDPADFLTADDAALFAAVDATPKIIRSLSVNKTPALLSLPTPTDLQLRRAEVIANAPEFRARVAQALAARFPEDPAAPTPLVEKQIFGGFYSRADKALLVEFQRADWRHRQELVAALGDLRLRQLGRRLVAFHAPQLLSSKERAQFEDWLSERWSAPDAPETEWMTADKARRALDEIRGNDGLDQALIGEIEVYLQSFDIKAS; encoded by the coding sequence ATGACCTTCGCTTTCTACGACCTCGAAACAACCGGCCTTTCACCTGCTTTCGATCAGCCCCTGCAATTCGCCGCCATTTTGACGGATGACGAATTCAGGGAGATCGAGCGGGTCAATCTGCGTTGCCGGATCGCCCCGCATATTATTCCTTCGCCTTGGGCACTGGCTGTAACTGGCGTGCGCCCAGCGCAGTTGCTGGACCCAGCCCTGCCGACGCTCTTTGAGTTCACGCAAGAGATCTGCGCGCTGATCAATCGCTGGTCGCCTGCGATCTGGACCGGGTTCAACAGCATCCGCTTTGACGAGGAGATGCTGCGCCAGGCCTTCTACCAGAACCTGCAGCCGGACATCTTCGCCACTCAGTTCAACGGCAATGCGCGTTTTGATCTGCTGACGGCTCTCTATGCCGTCTGGCACCGCCAACCCGACCTGTTTGAGTGGCCCGTCGATGAAACCGGGCGCGTGCGCTTCAAGCTTGATCTTATCACGCCCCTGAATGGCTTTGCAGCACACAACGCGCATGATGCACTCGGCGATGTCGAGGCGACCATTCACATCGCGCGCGAGATCGCCCAGCGCGCCCCGGCGCTTTGGGCAGAGTTGCTGGCCAATCGCGACAAGGCGCAGGTGCAGGCACGGCTTGAGGCGTTCCAGCCCATGGCGCTGGTCGAACGCTTTGGTGGTGGACCGCCGCGTGCAACGCTTGGCTGCTTCTGTGGCTATTCGGCCAGCAACCCAAACCTTGCAGCCTTCTTTGACCTGGAGGCGGGCGATCCTGCCGATTTCCTGACTGCCGATGATGCAGCGCTCTTCGCGGCCGTGGACGCCACGCCGAAGATCATCCGTTCCTTGTCGGTCAACAAGACGCCAGCACTCTTGTCTCTCCCGACACCCACCGACCTGCAGTTGCGCCGTGCCGAGGTCATCGCCAATGCGCCTGAATTCCGCGCGCGTGTCGCACAGGCACTGGCTGCACGGTTTCCCGAGGATCCTGCAGCCCCGACGCCTTTGGTCGAAAAGCAGATCTTCGGTGGCTTTTACAGCCGTGCCGACAAAGCCCTGCTTGTGGAATTCCAGCGCGCGGACTGGCGGCATCGGCAGGAACTCGTGGCGGCGCTGGGTGATCTCCGCTTGCGCCAGCTCGGCCGCCGCCTGGTGGCGTTTCATGCGCCGCAGCTGCTTTCCTCCAAAGAACGAGCGCAATTTGAGGATTGGCTAAGCGAGCGCTGGTCCGCGCCAGATGCGCCGGAGACCGAGTGGATGACCGCAGACAAGGCCCGGCGCGCCCTTGATGAAATCCGTGGAAACGACGGATTGGATCAGGCACTGATCGGTGAGATCGAAGTCTACTTGCAAAGCTTTGATATAAAAGCGAGCTAG
- a CDS encoding DEAD/DEAH box helicase, with protein sequence MAQHRHQSDTISLTLRLTPHGHLIADTGDGGPLVEAFVRGAGYGLLRLGAGTTRGLSPDLAWWRNFSRRAISALCHQASTNVSPPEAELAALVPTVPMMKGAEYVTADVLSRLWQEIVAAVAKEAGPDLPGFLSALNPAWNTIGRVHFNLAENRGDLDFPFAFMASYTTELAASGQARHVPLGQALHDYAEDHSRLLNLLLPVSRASQSCPWLKEMVEGGEIYHPLRWKPANAARFLDSAPDLGAAGIVLRMPASWAAARPTRPKVTASIGSETPSAVGLEGLLDFRMEVTLNGETLSDEEMSTLLSSTDSLVLLRGQWVEIDRDRLEREMQRFKTAEELAASDGLSFSEAMRLMSGAAIAGDDVDEATRQWSQITAGPWLAETLKNLRDPSGHGCPRVKLKARLRPYQEAGVHWLHLLTGLGLGACLADDMGLGKTVQVLALLLAHQGKGPSLLVAPASLLANWVAEIDRFAPDLRAQIVHPSSMSKEQMTNLFDFNEIDLVITSYGTLLRQPVFTTTDWKFLVLDEAQAIKNPKAKQTKAVKTIKATSRIALTGTPVENHLGDLWSIFDVINPGLLGSDKQFSRYAKTLAAREHNAFGPLRALVQPYILRRMKTDPSVISDLPDKTEVKAHCMLSRKQAALYAQTVEQLADALSAASGIERKGLVLATIMRLKQICNHPSQWLMDGGWDEADSGKWLRLREIAEVVAARQDKMLVFTQFRAVTAPLHDYLAEIFGRPGLVLHGNTPVKARGALVKAFQEDENVPFFILSLKAGGSGLTLTAASHVVHFDRWWNPAVENQATDRAFRIGQKRNVLVHKFVCAGTVEEKIDAMIEAKKFLSEEVLGGSAEINLTEMNDDDLLRLVALDLAAVSKE encoded by the coding sequence TTGGCACAGCATCGGCATCAATCTGATACTATTTCGCTTACTCTACGCCTGACACCGCATGGGCACCTCATTGCAGACACAGGCGATGGTGGTCCGCTGGTCGAAGCGTTTGTTCGTGGGGCGGGCTACGGCCTCCTGCGTCTGGGCGCCGGCACAACCAGGGGCTTGTCACCTGACCTTGCGTGGTGGCGCAATTTTTCCCGCCGCGCCATTTCAGCCTTGTGCCATCAGGCGAGCACGAATGTTTCTCCACCAGAAGCCGAACTTGCGGCCTTGGTGCCGACAGTGCCGATGATGAAAGGGGCGGAATATGTGACTGCCGATGTGCTGTCTCGTCTTTGGCAGGAGATAGTGGCAGCCGTAGCGAAAGAAGCGGGGCCGGACTTACCGGGTTTTCTGTCTGCCCTGAACCCAGCATGGAACACAATCGGGAGGGTGCATTTCAATTTGGCAGAAAACCGCGGCGACCTCGACTTTCCCTTTGCGTTCATGGCCAGCTATACGACCGAACTCGCGGCCAGTGGCCAAGCGCGGCATGTGCCGCTAGGACAGGCTCTGCATGACTATGCCGAAGACCATTCACGGCTCTTGAATTTGCTACTCCCTGTCAGCCGAGCAAGTCAGTCATGCCCATGGCTGAAGGAAATGGTGGAGGGTGGGGAAATATACCATCCTTTAAGATGGAAACCCGCCAATGCTGCACGCTTTCTGGATAGCGCACCGGATCTCGGTGCTGCTGGAATTGTTTTACGCATGCCCGCAAGTTGGGCTGCCGCCCGCCCAACACGGCCTAAGGTCACTGCCTCTATCGGCAGTGAAACACCCTCTGCTGTTGGACTCGAAGGGCTGCTGGACTTCCGCATGGAGGTCACATTGAACGGTGAGACTCTATCGGATGAGGAGATGAGTACTCTGCTGTCTAGCACTGACTCGCTGGTATTGCTGCGGGGGCAATGGGTGGAGATTGATCGCGATCGCCTTGAGCGCGAAATGCAGCGATTCAAAACTGCTGAAGAACTGGCCGCAAGTGATGGGTTGTCGTTTTCAGAAGCGATGCGCCTGATGTCTGGAGCCGCCATTGCGGGAGATGATGTTGACGAAGCCACACGCCAATGGTCACAGATCACTGCAGGCCCATGGCTGGCCGAGACACTTAAAAATCTGCGCGATCCTTCTGGTCATGGATGTCCCAGGGTCAAGCTGAAGGCACGCCTGCGGCCCTATCAAGAGGCCGGCGTCCACTGGCTGCACCTACTGACTGGGCTGGGCTTGGGGGCTTGCTTGGCCGATGATATGGGCCTTGGAAAGACTGTTCAGGTACTGGCGCTATTGCTGGCGCACCAGGGCAAAGGCCCCTCCCTGTTGGTGGCCCCTGCCTCTCTACTAGCGAATTGGGTAGCAGAAATCGACCGCTTTGCCCCAGATCTACGCGCCCAGATCGTTCATCCCTCGTCGATGTCAAAGGAGCAAATGACAAACCTTTTTGACTTCAATGAAATTGATCTGGTTATCACTTCCTACGGCACATTGCTGCGCCAACCGGTATTCACGACCACTGACTGGAAGTTTTTGGTTCTTGATGAGGCGCAGGCTATCAAAAATCCCAAGGCCAAACAAACCAAGGCCGTTAAGACTATCAAGGCTACATCACGCATCGCCCTCACAGGTACGCCAGTGGAAAACCATTTGGGAGATTTATGGTCGATCTTCGATGTGATTAATCCTGGCTTGCTAGGAAGTGACAAGCAGTTCTCTCGTTACGCTAAAACCCTTGCTGCGCGTGAACACAATGCCTTTGGCCCATTGCGGGCATTGGTGCAACCCTACATCCTTCGCCGAATGAAGACTGATCCGTCGGTGATTTCTGATCTGCCGGACAAGACCGAAGTCAAGGCCCATTGCATGCTCAGCCGCAAGCAGGCGGCGCTCTACGCCCAGACCGTAGAGCAGTTGGCTGATGCGTTAAGTGCTGCGTCGGGTATTGAGAGAAAGGGGTTGGTTCTAGCCACTATCATGCGGCTTAAACAGATATGCAATCACCCCTCGCAATGGTTGATGGATGGGGGTTGGGATGAGGCTGATAGCGGCAAGTGGTTGCGTCTGCGCGAAATTGCTGAGGTTGTAGCTGCTCGGCAGGACAAGATGCTTGTGTTCACTCAGTTTCGTGCAGTAACCGCACCCCTGCACGACTACTTGGCCGAAATATTTGGACGCCCTGGCTTAGTGCTGCATGGTAACACGCCAGTCAAAGCACGAGGGGCTCTGGTAAAGGCATTCCAAGAAGACGAAAATGTGCCGTTTTTCATTTTATCTTTGAAGGCGGGTGGATCGGGTCTCACCCTGACCGCCGCTTCGCATGTGGTGCATTTTGACCGTTGGTGGAATCCGGCAGTAGAAAATCAGGCTACAGACCGAGCTTTCCGTATCGGGCAGAAGCGCAACGTACTGGTCCATAAATTTGTCTGCGCCGGAACCGTTGAAGAGAAGATAGATGCTATGATCGAGGCCAAAAAATTCTTATCAGAAGAAGTATTGGGTGGATCAGCCGAAATAAACTTAACGGAAATGAACGATGACGATCTGCTGCGCCTCGTCGCCCTTGATCTTGCGGCTGTTTCGAAGGAGTAA
- a CDS encoding SWIM zinc finger family protein: protein MSRWGRYVPVAERRKKAEQAMAKQRKTGHPVSPVVLSGRTIATTAWGKAWCSTMESFGDYNSRLPRGRTYVRNGSVVDLQITSGQVSAKVAGSLLYTVKISIEALPNAHWKALREDCANGIDSLVDLLQGKLSKPVMERLCQPGKGLFPKPSEIKLSCSCPDWASMCKHVAATVYAIGARLDQQPELLFVLRGVKYEELITAINLKTPLAKPSSSPDNILKTDDMAALFGLDMEAPAPVKEPIPKTAPATKKKRGARKDTKI, encoded by the coding sequence ATGTCGCGGTGGGGTCGTTATGTGCCAGTGGCTGAACGCAGAAAAAAAGCTGAACAGGCAATGGCCAAACAGCGCAAGACGGGACACCCCGTGTCACCAGTTGTTCTCTCTGGCCGCACGATCGCAACCACGGCGTGGGGCAAGGCATGGTGCAGTACCATGGAGAGTTTTGGGGATTATAACAGCCGTCTGCCACGCGGTCGCACCTATGTGCGTAACGGCTCTGTAGTCGACCTCCAGATCACCTCAGGACAGGTAAGCGCGAAAGTCGCAGGATCCTTGCTATATACGGTTAAAATATCAATTGAGGCTCTGCCAAATGCCCATTGGAAAGCTCTGCGCGAGGACTGCGCTAATGGCATAGACTCTTTGGTTGATCTACTACAGGGAAAATTGTCAAAACCAGTTATGGAGCGATTATGTCAGCCAGGCAAAGGATTGTTTCCTAAGCCCTCAGAGATTAAACTTTCCTGTAGCTGTCCTGACTGGGCGTCCATGTGCAAACATGTTGCCGCAACTGTATACGCTATTGGTGCTCGTCTTGATCAACAGCCCGAACTGCTGTTTGTTCTGCGCGGGGTCAAGTATGAGGAATTAATCACCGCTATCAACCTTAAAACTCCACTTGCGAAACCTTCTTCGTCGCCAGATAATATTCTGAAGACCGATGATATGGCCGCCTTGTTCGGCCTAGATATGGAAGCGCCTGCACCTGTAAAGGAGCCGATTCCGAAAACCGCCCCGGCTACGAAGAAAAAGCGCGGCGCTCGCAAAGATACCAAGATCTGA
- a CDS encoding WYL domain-containing protein: METFGISLQQASLDLTGYSEQWKRNLVYDKSQRAYVRRKNFTPHFITPSAEDYFAQLRAVDQGLVSREQSWISVFPGYGATPTPARGVAPETLRDVLAAIHEPAALQVTYQSMSRPEPSARWIEPHALAFDGFRWHARAFCQNDQVFKDFLLSRIVEIGKRGPVTAGQQSDTDWHSEVVLEIGPHPDLSPTQRRAIEMDYGMQDGRAQIPVRRALLFYALKRLGLDTDPAARRPQDQQIVLLNPEVLARQPTVASV, translated from the coding sequence ATGGAAACATTCGGCATTTCGCTTCAGCAAGCCTCGCTCGACCTGACTGGTTATTCCGAGCAGTGGAAGCGCAACCTCGTCTATGACAAGAGCCAGCGCGCCTATGTCCGGCGAAAGAATTTCACGCCACATTTCATCACGCCCAGCGCAGAGGATTATTTCGCCCAGTTGCGTGCTGTCGATCAGGGTCTGGTCTCACGTGAGCAGAGCTGGATCAGCGTGTTTCCCGGCTATGGTGCGACGCCAACCCCTGCACGCGGTGTTGCGCCAGAGACCCTGCGCGACGTGCTGGCCGCAATCCATGAACCCGCAGCCCTTCAAGTGACATACCAGTCGATGTCACGACCGGAGCCCAGCGCGCGCTGGATCGAGCCGCATGCACTGGCGTTTGATGGCTTTCGCTGGCATGCGCGCGCCTTTTGCCAAAACGACCAGGTGTTCAAGGATTTCTTGCTCTCGCGGATTGTCGAGATTGGCAAGCGGGGACCGGTCACGGCCGGCCAGCAAAGCGACACAGATTGGCACAGCGAAGTGGTGCTCGAGATTGGCCCTCATCCAGACCTCTCGCCGACGCAGCGCCGCGCTATCGAGATGGACTACGGCATGCAAGATGGCCGGGCCCAGATTCCGGTGCGCCGGGCGCTCCTGTTCTATGCGTTAAAACGCCTCGGACTCGACACGGATCCGGCTGCGCGGCGACCGCAGGATCAGCAAATTGTGCTTTTGAACCCCGAAGTGCTCGCGCGCCAACCTACCGTGGCTTCTGTATGA
- a CDS encoding DUF1819 family protein, with amino-acid sequence MTPADPPHYKMSFSTGGLFLNETLAVARLHVAGEPWSVTISRALTEGATSLPKAASQRRTLREIVNRLSTLTDMERDYLLTQADRDDQLALLWLATCRAYRFVREFATDVLRERHLSFQLDLPLESFDILFAAKAEWDDGLASISPSTRAKLRQVLFRMMREAHVISDDSRIQSAIVSSRLRAMLEQDCPADLVLFPGIARDGGAS; translated from the coding sequence ATGACGCCCGCCGATCCGCCACATTATAAGATGTCCTTCTCGACAGGGGGCCTATTCCTGAATGAAACGCTGGCTGTCGCGCGGCTGCACGTGGCTGGCGAGCCATGGTCGGTAACAATCAGCCGGGCGCTTACTGAGGGGGCAACCTCGCTGCCCAAGGCGGCCTCGCAGCGTCGCACGTTGCGCGAAATCGTGAATCGTCTATCGACGCTCACTGACATGGAGCGCGACTACCTTCTCACTCAGGCTGATCGCGACGATCAACTCGCCTTGCTTTGGCTGGCCACCTGCCGTGCGTATCGTTTCGTCCGTGAATTCGCGACCGACGTCCTGCGCGAGCGACATCTGTCGTTTCAGCTCGATCTGCCTTTGGAAAGCTTCGACATCCTGTTTGCAGCCAAAGCGGAGTGGGATGACGGACTGGCGAGCATCAGCCCCTCAACCCGCGCAAAGCTTCGGCAAGTCTTGTTTCGGATGATGCGCGAGGCACATGTCATATCGGACGACAGCAGGATCCAGTCTGCCATCGTTTCTTCTCGGCTGAGGGCTATGCTCGAGCAGGACTGCCCTGCTGACCTCGTGCTGTTTCCGGGGATTGCCCGTGATGGAGGTGCTTCGTGA
- a CDS encoding ATP-dependent RecD-like DNA helicase — protein sequence MKHQADSVTEVLAGLVERVTFHSQESGFCVLRIKARGHRDLVTTVGHAAMISAGEWITASGVWLNDHNHGLQFKAHFLKTSAPSTLEGIEKYLGSGMIRGIGPVYAKRLVKSFGKDVFDIIEATPERLREVGGIGPVRAAKITAGWADQKVIREIMVFLHQHGVGTARAVRIFKTYGTDSVQIMSENPYRLAKDIRGIGFRTADLIAEKLGIEKTAMIRVRAGISFALTEAMGNGHCGLPRAELIGLAGKLLEVPAPLIESAVLEELAETTVTADLVGEVECIFLTGLYLAERGIAEQIRRIRNAPLPWQLIDADKALPWIEKKTELTLAASQAEAIRAALRSKVMVITGGPGVGKTTIVNSILRILAAKGVKLLLCAPTGRAAKRMTEATGMEAKTIHRLLEFDPKVFGFKRDEENPLDCELLVVDESSMVDVLLMQSLMKAVPSAAALLIVGDIDQLPSVGPGQVLADIISSGTVTVARLTEVFRQAAQSKIITTAHAINAGQIPDLRSSDENTDFYFVSATDPEEAVSRIVELVSKRIPRRFGLDPIKDIQVLCPMNRGGVGARSLNIELQAVLNPAGDKKVERFGWTFAPGDKVMQIENDYDKDVYNGDIGMIEDVDLSEGEVAVNFDGRTVTFAFGELDTLVPAYAATIHKSQGSEYPAVVIPVMTQHYAMLQRNLIYTGVTRGKKLVVLVGQKKALAIAVKNVSGRRRWSKLNEWLGSA from the coding sequence ATGAAGCATCAGGCTGACAGCGTCACAGAAGTCTTGGCCGGTCTGGTGGAGCGCGTCACGTTTCACAGTCAGGAGAGCGGTTTTTGCGTGCTGAGGATTAAGGCGCGGGGCCATCGGGACCTGGTGACTACGGTGGGTCATGCCGCGATGATATCGGCCGGGGAATGGATAACGGCATCTGGGGTTTGGCTTAACGACCACAATCACGGCCTGCAGTTCAAAGCGCATTTCTTGAAGACATCCGCTCCTTCAACCCTCGAAGGCATCGAAAAATACCTCGGCTCGGGCATGATCCGCGGCATCGGCCCGGTCTACGCCAAGCGCTTGGTCAAGAGTTTCGGCAAGGACGTCTTCGACATTATCGAGGCCACGCCCGAGCGGCTGCGCGAGGTGGGAGGTATCGGGCCGGTGCGGGCCGCCAAGATCACCGCCGGATGGGCGGATCAGAAGGTTATCCGCGAGATCATGGTGTTCTTGCACCAACACGGTGTTGGCACGGCGCGCGCTGTGCGGATTTTCAAGACCTATGGCACCGATTCCGTACAAATCATGAGCGAGAACCCTTACCGGCTCGCCAAGGACATTCGCGGCATCGGGTTTCGCACGGCCGACCTAATTGCCGAAAAACTCGGCATAGAGAAGACGGCAATGATCCGGGTGCGCGCGGGGATTTCCTTTGCGCTGACGGAGGCGATGGGGAATGGCCATTGCGGCCTGCCCCGGGCAGAACTGATCGGACTGGCTGGTAAACTTCTCGAAGTGCCTGCGCCTTTGATCGAGAGCGCTGTTTTGGAAGAGTTGGCCGAAACAACGGTCACGGCCGACTTAGTAGGCGAGGTTGAGTGCATTTTCCTGACGGGCCTCTATCTGGCAGAGCGCGGGATCGCCGAACAGATCAGACGGATCCGAAACGCGCCTCTGCCTTGGCAGCTCATTGATGCGGACAAAGCACTTCCTTGGATTGAGAAAAAGACAGAACTGACGCTTGCCGCCAGTCAGGCTGAGGCCATCCGCGCCGCGCTAAGGTCGAAAGTTATGGTAATTACGGGCGGCCCCGGTGTGGGCAAGACCACGATCGTAAACTCGATCCTGCGCATCCTGGCAGCCAAAGGCGTAAAGCTCCTGCTCTGTGCGCCGACTGGCCGAGCGGCAAAACGCATGACGGAAGCGACCGGCATGGAGGCAAAGACAATCCACCGGCTACTAGAGTTTGACCCGAAGGTTTTCGGCTTCAAGCGCGACGAGGAAAACCCCCTCGATTGCGAGCTGCTGGTCGTTGACGAGAGCTCAATGGTTGATGTGCTTTTGATGCAGTCGCTGATGAAGGCTGTACCAAGCGCAGCCGCTTTGCTCATAGTGGGCGATATCGATCAGCTGCCTTCGGTGGGGCCTGGCCAAGTGCTTGCCGACATTATCAGTTCTGGCACCGTGACCGTGGCGCGACTGACTGAGGTGTTCCGCCAAGCAGCACAGAGTAAAATCATCACGACAGCCCACGCCATTAACGCGGGTCAAATACCAGATCTGAGGTCTTCCGACGAAAACACAGATTTTTACTTCGTGTCAGCCACCGACCCGGAGGAAGCCGTGTCCCGGATCGTCGAGTTGGTGTCCAAGCGCATCCCGCGCCGCTTTGGCTTGGATCCGATCAAGGACATCCAAGTGCTCTGCCCGATGAATCGCGGCGGCGTGGGTGCGCGATCGCTCAACATAGAATTGCAGGCAGTGCTGAACCCTGCTGGTGATAAAAAGGTGGAGCGGTTCGGATGGACCTTCGCACCCGGCGACAAAGTCATGCAGATCGAGAACGATTATGACAAGGATGTCTATAACGGCGACATTGGCATGATCGAAGATGTCGACCTGAGTGAGGGCGAGGTCGCAGTTAATTTTGACGGTCGGACCGTCACCTTCGCCTTTGGCGAGCTCGACACGCTGGTGCCCGCCTATGCCGCGACCATCCACAAGAGCCAAGGTTCGGAATACCCAGCTGTAGTGATCCCGGTCATGACGCAGCATTACGCGATGCTGCAGCGGAATCTGATCTATACAGGTGTGACTCGCGGTAAGAAGCTCGTGGTGCTGGTTGGGCAGAAGAAGGCCCTCGCGATTGCCGTGAAGAACGTTTCCGGGCGGCGGCGCTGGTCGAAGCTCAATGAATGGCTTGGATCGGCATAA